Genomic window (Sulfurimonas sp.):
TGTAAAGTCTTCAAGTTCAACTTTTATGCCCAAGTTCATAACTTTAAAACCATTGTTTGAGAGTATGATATCTACAAGGTTTTTACCAACATCATGTACATCACCTTTAACTGTTCCAAGAGCTAAGATAGTATCTATTTCTTTTGTGATTTTTGGTAAGTATGGGTTTAGATAATCAACAGTTTTTTTCATAGTTTCGGCACTTTGAAGCACAAAAGGAAGTTGCATCTGACCTGAACCAAAAAGTTCCCCTACAACCTTCATAGCATCTATAAGAATTTTATTTACTATGACCTCTGGAGCGATAGATTGACGAGCTTTTTCAACAAGTGGAATCATTCTCGCTTTATCGCCGTCCATAAGAAGTTTGGCTATTTTTTCTTCATCACTCATCGCTAAGTAGGCTTCATCTTCAGCACCTGTATCGATGGCTTCTTTTGTAGAAAAATGTTCTATAAAGTCAAAAAGAGCATTTTCTTTTTTGTTAAAGATAAGGTTATTACAAATTTCTTGGTCTTTTTCACTGATTTTATTAATGGGAATAATATGCTTAACATTGATAATAACGCTTGTTAAACCTGCCTTAATACAATGATGTAAAAACATAGAGTTTAAGTAAGGTCTTGCATCTTTATCTAGTCCAAAAGAGATATTTGAAAGACCTAAAACTGCTCCGACTTCAGGGTGTTTTGTGCGAAGTTCTCTTATGGCATCTATGGTATTTATACCAGCATCTCTATACTCGACATCTCCACTCGCTAGAGTAAAGGTTAGAACATCAAAAACCAAGTCTTCTTTTTTTATGCCATGTCTTGAGGTTGCTAAGTTTATAATTCTGTCGGCTACTTCTAGTTTATTTTCAACTGTTTTTGCCATACCAACTTCATCGATAGTTAAACAAACAAGCGATGTACCAAACTTTTTAGCTAAGGCACATACTTCATCAAACTTACCTTCTCCATCTTCAAGGTTAACAGAGTTTAAAATTGGCTTTCCGCCTATGTTTTTAAGAGCAGTTTCAAGTCCAACAGTCTGAGTAGAATCAGGCATAAGAGGAAGAGCTATCTTTTGGTTATACATGCCCATAACAGCATTCATATCTTTAGTCTCATCTCGACCTGCAAAACCGACATTTACATCTATTGCGTGAGCACCTGCTCTTACTTGTTGCTGAGCAACACTTAGCGTTCCTTCATAGTTTTCTGCTAAAAGTAGTTCACGAAAAGCTTTTGAACCTGTTGCGTTTGAGCGTTCCCCCATAAGTAGAGGAGCAGGTTCTTGCATAAGAGAAGTAGTGTTAAAAAGTGAAGCAATAGCATTTGGATGTGAACCTGTTGCAACTTTAGGTTTTATATCACCAACTCTATCTACAAGAGAGCGAATATGCTCGGGCGTAGTACCACAACATCCACCTAAAAAGCTAACCCCATCAAAATCTAAAAAAGCCTCTTGTTTATCACTAAACTCATCAGGTCCCATCGGATAGTAAGTATATCCACCACGGTTTTGAGGAAGTCCTGCATTTGCATGAACACTTATGGGTTTATGCCAAACTTCACTTAGAGTTTTTACATGTTTTAAAACTTGCTGAGGTCCAGTTCCGCAGTTAAAACCAAGACTTAAAATATCAAAAGGTTCTAAAATAGTGGCAATAGTCGAGGCATCTGTACCTATAAGCATAGTTCCACTAAGTTCTATGGTTACTGAAACCATGATTGGGATGTCAACTTCTTTTTTACGACTTGCTTCTTTACAAGCGTGAAGAGCAGCTTTAATTTGTAGAGGGTCTTGAGCAGTTTCTAGTAAAAAAACATCTACTCCACCGTCTATTAGAGCTTCACAAAAACTGGTATAACCTTCATACATTTCATCATAACTAATATGCCCTAAAGAGGGAAGTTTTGTCCCTGGTCCAACTGAGCCTAAGCAAAATCTAGGATGCTCTTTTGTTGAGAATTTTTCACACTCTTTTTTTACTATCTCTGCTCCAGCTTTTGTGAGCTCATTTGCTCTATGACCTATATCGTACTCATCTAAAACCCAAGTGAAAGAACCAAAAGTATTTGTAGTTATAAAGTCTGCTCCAGCACTAAGGTAAGCATGTGCAATTTCACTTAAAATATCTGGTGCTGTAACATTTAAAAGTTCGTTACAACCTTCGTTTCCCTCCCAAGCAGATGCAGGGATTTGCTCATCTCTTTGTTGGAGTTGAGTACCTAAAGCTCCATCAATTATAAGAGGGCGTTTTTTAATAGTTTGTAAAATATAATCTTGTGTATTCATAAGTGGATTTTAGCAAAAAAGAGCATAAAAATATCTTGTGAAAAGTAGTTTAAGCAAAATAAAACTTGCAATGATGGTGTTTTTGCCTCTATTGGTCATCATAGTTTAAGAGATAATCATCAACTAACTTTAGCTTCAGACTTTTGTGCAATCCTCTATGAATTTTAATGAGTATTTTTAGAAGTGAAAATGTTCCGCCATCTAGAGTATTTGTTGTGCTTGGAATCTTGATATTTTATATCTGGCTCATAATCAAATATCTGCTTCTGAATCCATCTAGAACTTTTCTTGTATTCCTCTGCTAAATCACTTAAAGTTTAATTTTAATTTTATTTGATGTAGTTATATATATTATAATAAAAGATTAATATAAAACTAAACATATATCTGTTATAATGTGACATTATTGTGACAAATTTATCTTTTTTGAAGATATTAGGAGTTTTTATGGGTAAAAAAAATAAAGCTATCGAGAAAGCGCAGGCGTGGCGTATTAAGAGATATTACATATTTATAGCAATTACTGTTATAACTCTTGTTCTGCCTTGGATAACAGTAAATGACAATCATTTCTTTTTATTAAGTTTTGACAAGTTAAAGCTACATCTTGCATTTGTTCAGTTTGATATGCAAGAGTTATACTTGATGCCATTTTTATTAATGTTTATGTTTTTAGGCATCTTTGGTATGACCGTTTTAGGTGGTCGTGTTTTTTGTGGCTGGATATGTCCTCAAACTATTTTTCGTGTAATATATAGAGATTTGATAGAAACTAAAATCTTAGGTCTTCGTTCTCGTATAAAAAATAAGCAAAAAGAACCAGATATGACAAAGGCGCAGAACAAGCTTAAAAAAGTCATAGCTGTTTTACTTTGGATAGCACTTTCTCTTCTTGCTAGCTCAAACCTTTTATGGTTTTTTGTTCCACCTGAAGACTTTTTTGCATACTTAGGTGATTTTGACAATCACTGGACTCTTTTTGGAACAGTTCTTGTAATGACGCTATTTCTTGTTTATGACATAATATTTTTAAAAGAAGATTATTGTATCTATGTCTGTCCTTATTCTCGTGTTCAGTCTGTTTTATATGATGAGCATACAATAATGGCGCTCTATGATATGCATAGAGGAGGTAATATTTATGATAAAAATAAGCAAAAACAATTTACTTCTCAAAAAGATATTCAAGTGCAAGAACCTCACGCAGAATGTACTACTTGTGAGAGTTGTGTAACAGTTTGTCCTACTCATATAGATATACGAAAAGGTCTTCAGTTAGAGTGTATCAACTGTCTTGAGTGTGTAGATGCTTGTACAACAGTAATGGGTAAACTAGGTAAACCATCTCTTGTTACTTGGTCTAGTGATTTTGAGATAGTTGAGCAAAAAGGTAAAACACAATATTTTCGTACTAAAGTTTTAGCTTATGTGGTTCTTTTAGTTGGGATAATGTTTGCCTTAGCTTATATGGGTGGTACAAAAGAGCATATGCTTTTAAATATAAACAAAGAAACACGCCTTTATTCAACTAAATTACTTCCAGATGGTAAGGTTAGAGTTGATAATGCTTATGAATTTTTACTACAAAATACTCAAAATGAAAAAATGAAATTTTACTTTGAAGTAATCGCTCCAAAAGGGATGGAAGGTAAGATAATTATTGCTAAACCTTCGAAGGAATTTACAGCTGTTCCAAACATAAAAAAGAAAAAAATTGTTGTTTTAAGAACTACAGAAGTGCTTGTAAAAGATGATAGAAAAGATACCATCATTCCTATAACTATTCGTGCTTATGCTATAGGACACGAAGAAGAGATAGTAGTTTTTAGACAATCAACCTTTGTGTTTCCAAAAACAGAGATATTAAAAGCAGCAAAATAATCATTATTTAAACAGCAATAGGATAAACTCTAAGTATTCACATTTTGGAGTTTGTCTTGTTTAATAAAATGAAAAAAATCCTTCTTTACTCTCTTTTATTCTACACTATTTTTGGCTTTTTTGTTCTTCCATTTATCTTAAAACCACAACTCATCGATATAGTCCAAAAACAAACAAATGCTAAGATTTCTATTGATAGTGTTTACTTCAATCCTTATATTTTTAAATTAAGTATAAGTGATATAAAACTTACAGATGCAAATGAAGTAGAGCTTTTTTCTTTAAAATCATTAAGCGTAAATGTAGAGTTATACTCACTTTTAAACTCTGCTATTCATCTAAGTCAACTAGAGCTTCAAGAACCAAAAATTTCACTTATTTTTAATAAAGATAAAACAATAAACCTAGCTTCTATAGTGAAAGAAGACAAGCAAAAGACAGCAGAAAAAGAGTCAGATTTTGAGATGCCAAGAATAATTCTTGATGAGATAAGCATCATAAATGGTGGAGTTAAGTATGAAGATTATACCAATACAACACCTTTTCATTTTTCATTTGAGCGAATTAGTTTAGAGTTAAGAGATATAGATACTGAAAATTTTGATTCAAGCGATGCTAACATAAGATTTCATACAAATCTTGGAGATGGTGGCTTTTTTGATTTTAAAAGTCAGATACTTGGATTTAAACCTTTTATAGTTAGTGGAAGTGTTGATTTTGAAGCTAGTAAATTATATACACAGTGGAAGTATGTTCAAGACAATCTAAACCTTGAAGTAGCAGATGGTAAAATTAATTTTAGTGGGGATTATTACTTAAATTTAGATGACTTAAATGCTACAAGCATTGATAATTTAAATTTTGCAATAACTAAGTTGCGCATAAAACCAAAAAATAAATATAAAGATGTTTTAAATCTTAGTAAGTTTAGTGTGAGCGATGCTAGTATAAAACCTATGCAAAAAGATGTTCAAATCCGAAGTGTCACTTTAGATGCTTTAGCTATAAAGGTTAAAAGAGAAAGTGATTCAAAGATAGACTGGATTGAGT
Coding sequences:
- the metH gene encoding methionine synthase codes for the protein MNTQDYILQTIKKRPLIIDGALGTQLQQRDEQIPASAWEGNEGCNELLNVTAPDILSEIAHAYLSAGADFITTNTFGSFTWVLDEYDIGHRANELTKAGAEIVKKECEKFSTKEHPRFCLGSVGPGTKLPSLGHISYDEMYEGYTSFCEALIDGGVDVFLLETAQDPLQIKAALHACKEASRKKEVDIPIMVSVTIELSGTMLIGTDASTIATILEPFDILSLGFNCGTGPQQVLKHVKTLSEVWHKPISVHANAGLPQNRGGYTYYPMGPDEFSDKQEAFLDFDGVSFLGGCCGTTPEHIRSLVDRVGDIKPKVATGSHPNAIASLFNTTSLMQEPAPLLMGERSNATGSKAFRELLLAENYEGTLSVAQQQVRAGAHAIDVNVGFAGRDETKDMNAVMGMYNQKIALPLMPDSTQTVGLETALKNIGGKPILNSVNLEDGEGKFDEVCALAKKFGTSLVCLTIDEVGMAKTVENKLEVADRIINLATSRHGIKKEDLVFDVLTFTLASGDVEYRDAGINTIDAIRELRTKHPEVGAVLGLSNISFGLDKDARPYLNSMFLHHCIKAGLTSVIINVKHIIPINKISEKDQEICNNLIFNKKENALFDFIEHFSTKEAIDTGAEDEAYLAMSDEEKIAKLLMDGDKARMIPLVEKARQSIAPEVIVNKILIDAMKVVGELFGSGQMQLPFVLQSAETMKKTVDYLNPYLPKITKEIDTILALGTVKGDVHDVGKNLVDIILSNNGFKVMNLGIKVELEDFTKAVIESNATAIGMSGLLVKSTQVMQENLKSLKKQNISIPVLLGGAALTRNFIDEFCRPFYDGPIFYCKDAFDGVTAMSRIEAGNLDTDLHGKDKEQKVKKVKKEIVIPPFEELKMPNRDVKVPTPPFWGRREVKLTDTQIEMAFEWINHKILFKSRWGYSSKGMTKEEYQKQVDEVILPAYEKLKAQFLDEKLFEPTIIYGYWPCRSDDNKLLLFDPQDGYNSDAEVNTKPLKDVRAEKIKEFSFPRQRKAPHRALSDFFHSDRHDVIALTCVSSGSKLSDAERAIMDEGNYTEYYQFHGLGVELAEALAEIAHKQIRLDLNISDGEGSKLSDVQMNKYQGSRYSFGYAACPDLELNRPLFDLLKPEEFGIELSETFQIHPEQSTSALVVYHPNATYYNV
- the ccoG gene encoding cytochrome c oxidase accessory protein CcoG, with the protein product MGKKNKAIEKAQAWRIKRYYIFIAITVITLVLPWITVNDNHFFLLSFDKLKLHLAFVQFDMQELYLMPFLLMFMFLGIFGMTVLGGRVFCGWICPQTIFRVIYRDLIETKILGLRSRIKNKQKEPDMTKAQNKLKKVIAVLLWIALSLLASSNLLWFFVPPEDFFAYLGDFDNHWTLFGTVLVMTLFLVYDIIFLKEDYCIYVCPYSRVQSVLYDEHTIMALYDMHRGGNIYDKNKQKQFTSQKDIQVQEPHAECTTCESCVTVCPTHIDIRKGLQLECINCLECVDACTTVMGKLGKPSLVTWSSDFEIVEQKGKTQYFRTKVLAYVVLLVGIMFALAYMGGTKEHMLLNINKETRLYSTKLLPDGKVRVDNAYEFLLQNTQNEKMKFYFEVIAPKGMEGKIIIAKPSKEFTAVPNIKKKKIVVLRTTEVLVKDDRKDTIIPITIRAYAIGHEEEIVVFRQSTFVFPKTEILKAAK